From a region of the Bacillus alveayuensis genome:
- a CDS encoding UDP-4-amino-4,6-dideoxy-N-acetyl-beta-L-altrosamine N-acetyltransferase (product_source=TIGR03585; cath_funfam=3.40.630.30; cog=COG1670; pfam=PF13420; superfamily=55729; tigrfam=TIGR03585) — protein sequence MNLLECARLEDMNSSHLEMVLNWRNQEHIRSVMFHDWVISLEEHRMWFDKIKKDERIIVKIFYLENVPVGVVNFTNIDFENSKCSWGFYVGDQNAPKGSGTLMGYLALNFVFEELNIRKLCAEIISFNERSIRYHQRLGFKTEGVLREHVLKNKQYADVILMALFNKEWKEQKSIIQHMIEGMRA from the coding sequence ATGAATCTGTTAGAATGTGCAAGATTGGAAGATATGAATTCCTCACATTTAGAAATGGTGTTAAATTGGAGAAATCAGGAACATATTCGATCCGTAATGTTTCATGATTGGGTCATTTCGCTAGAAGAACATAGAATGTGGTTTGACAAAATTAAAAAAGACGAGCGAATCATTGTGAAAATTTTTTACTTAGAGAATGTTCCAGTTGGGGTTGTAAATTTTACTAATATCGATTTTGAAAATAGCAAATGTTCTTGGGGATTTTATGTTGGTGATCAAAACGCGCCAAAAGGTTCAGGAACTTTAATGGGATACTTAGCCTTGAATTTTGTATTTGAAGAGTTAAACATCCGTAAATTATGTGCCGAGATAATCAGCTTCAATGAAAGAAGCATTCGTTATCATCAGCGGTTAGGTTTTAAAACAGAAGGTGTTTTGAGAGAACACGTCCTTAAAAATAAACAATATGCAGATGTCATATTAATGGCTTTATTTAATAAAGAATGGAAAGAACAAAAAAGTATAATACAACATATGATAGAAGGAATGAGAGCATGA